Proteins encoded in a region of the Rothia mucilaginosa genome:
- the pyrR gene encoding bifunctional pyr operon transcriptional regulator/uracil phosphoribosyltransferase PyrR: protein MPGSTVPTSGANQGRNVTAAPHSATPQSTSEDATTVGRTILSEDEIRRALTRIAYEIIETNKGVENLVLIGIRSRGVPLAVRLAARIQAIEPNFNAETRIGALDITAYRDDQRTGGATSPETAGESIMPTIGIEGKTVVLVDDVLYSGRTVRAALDALNAHGRPALVRLAVLVDRGHRQLPIRADHVGKNLPTSASETVRVVLTETDNATDRVDIIQLGGLS, encoded by the coding sequence ATGCCTGGGTCAACTGTACCCACATCCGGCGCGAATCAGGGGCGAAATGTAACCGCAGCCCCCCATTCGGCAACCCCTCAAAGCACCTCCGAGGACGCGACCACCGTCGGCCGCACCATCCTCAGCGAGGACGAAATCCGCCGCGCCCTCACCCGCATCGCCTATGAAATTATTGAAACCAATAAAGGCGTAGAAAACCTCGTACTCATCGGCATCCGCTCCCGCGGCGTGCCCCTCGCCGTACGACTCGCAGCCCGCATCCAAGCCATCGAGCCGAACTTCAACGCAGAAACACGAATCGGTGCCCTGGACATCACCGCCTACCGCGACGACCAGCGAACCGGCGGCGCCACCTCCCCAGAAACCGCAGGGGAAAGCATCATGCCCACCATCGGCATTGAAGGCAAAACCGTAGTCCTCGTTGACGACGTCCTCTACTCCGGCCGCACCGTACGCGCCGCCCTCGACGCACTCAACGCCCACGGACGACCCGCCCTCGTACGCCTGGCAGTCCTCGTAGACCGCGGACACCGGCAACTACCCATCCGCGCCGACCATGTGGGCAAAAACCTGCCCACCAGCGCTAGCGAAACCGTGCGCGTCGTACTGACTGAAACCGACAACGCAACAGACCGAGTTGACATTATCCAGCTGGGAGGGCTCTCATGA
- the carB gene encoding carbamoyl-phosphate synthase large subunit produces MPRRTDLNSVLVIGSGPIVIGQAAEFDYSGTQALRVLKEEGVRVILVNSNPATIMTDPEFADATYIEPITPEVIEKIIEKEKPDAILPTLGGQTALNAAISLDERGVLAKYNVELIGANIEAINLGEDREAFKGVVERAGGESARSVIVHSMPEALEAAKELGYPMVVRPSFTMGGLGSGMAYNEEDLYRIAGAGIQYSPTSEVLLEESILGWKEYELEMMRDTNDNVVVVCSIENFDPVGVHTGDSITVAPALTLTDREFQKLRDIAINVIREVGVDTGGCNIQFAIDPKTGRIIVIEMNPRVSRSSALASKATGFPIAKIATKLSLGYTLDEIPNDITQKTPASFEPTLDYVVVKVPRFAFEKFPAADPTLTTTMKSVGEAMALGRNFTEALQKAMRSLEQKGASFSFKPLSLSEAELAELIEKTKVATTQRIYQVQQALLAGATVEQLHEATKIDPWFLDQLVLLNEVAGVVHAKRDHLDPETLKLAKRHGFSDAQIAEIIGSSEDVVRGVRHALGIRPVFKTVDTCAAEFEAFTPYHYSSYDLEDEVAHHEKPSIMILGSGPNRIGQGIEFDYSCVHASLVLRSLGYETVMVNCNPETVSTDYDISTRLYFEPLTLEDVLEIVESERRTGGLMGVFVQLGGQTPLKLARALKDAGVPILGTTPEAIDLAEDRGEFSRVLEEGGLISPKNGTAFTFEGAKRIADEIGYPVLVRPSYVLGGRGMEIVYDEANLARYLENATEVSPSQPALIDKFLEDAIEIDVDALFDGEELYLGGVMEHIEEAGIHSGDSSCTLPPITLGPDIIAKVKDATEKIARGTGVRGLINIQFAYVSENLYVIEANPRASRTVPFVSKATGVQMAKAAVLIGLGKSIAELKAEGYLPSNMDGASLPEETAIAVKAAVLPFARFRTPEGVVVDSLLSPEMRSTGEVMGLDKHYDTAFAKAQAGAGSPLPTSGKVFISVANHDKRNVIIYAKMLESLGFEIVSTGGTAEILRRNGLNSVIVASKFAEANGDHSIVDMVRNGDIDLILNTPAGGAARSDGYEIRAAAVSVGCPVMTTISEFAAAVQAINALREHSWDIMSLQEHGVQLAAAVDARSEGGEA; encoded by the coding sequence ATGCCTCGTCGTACTGACCTTAATAGCGTCCTCGTCATCGGTTCCGGCCCTATCGTCATCGGTCAGGCAGCGGAATTCGACTACTCCGGCACTCAGGCGCTGCGCGTGCTGAAGGAGGAGGGCGTGCGCGTCATCCTCGTGAACTCGAACCCGGCAACCATCATGACCGACCCCGAGTTCGCGGACGCCACCTACATTGAACCCATCACCCCCGAGGTGATTGAGAAGATCATCGAGAAGGAAAAGCCGGACGCAATCCTGCCGACCCTGGGTGGTCAGACCGCGCTGAACGCGGCTATCTCCCTGGATGAGCGCGGCGTGCTCGCCAAGTACAATGTTGAGCTGATCGGCGCGAACATTGAGGCGATTAACCTCGGTGAGGACCGTGAAGCATTCAAGGGCGTGGTGGAGCGCGCCGGCGGCGAGTCTGCCCGCTCGGTGATCGTTCACTCCATGCCGGAGGCGCTGGAAGCCGCTAAGGAGCTGGGCTACCCGATGGTGGTCCGCCCCTCCTTCACTATGGGTGGTCTCGGCTCGGGTATGGCGTACAACGAGGAAGACCTCTACCGTATTGCCGGTGCCGGTATTCAGTACTCGCCGACCAGCGAGGTCCTGCTGGAGGAGTCCATCCTCGGCTGGAAGGAATACGAGCTGGAGATGATGCGTGACACCAACGACAACGTCGTGGTCGTCTGCTCCATCGAAAACTTCGACCCCGTGGGCGTGCACACCGGTGACTCCATCACCGTGGCCCCCGCACTGACCCTGACCGACCGTGAGTTCCAGAAGCTGCGCGACATCGCGATCAACGTGATTCGTGAGGTTGGCGTGGACACCGGTGGTTGTAACATCCAGTTCGCGATTGACCCGAAGACCGGCCGCATCATCGTCATTGAGATGAACCCGCGCGTGTCTCGTTCTTCGGCGCTCGCGTCGAAGGCTACCGGCTTCCCGATTGCGAAGATTGCGACCAAGCTGTCCCTGGGTTACACCCTGGATGAGATTCCGAACGATATCACCCAGAAGACCCCGGCATCCTTCGAGCCGACCCTCGACTACGTGGTCGTGAAGGTTCCGCGCTTCGCGTTTGAGAAGTTCCCGGCTGCTGACCCGACCCTGACCACCACCATGAAGAGTGTTGGCGAGGCTATGGCTCTGGGCCGTAACTTCACTGAGGCTCTGCAGAAGGCTATGCGTTCGCTGGAGCAGAAGGGCGCGTCCTTCTCGTTCAAGCCGCTGTCCCTGTCTGAGGCTGAGCTGGCTGAGCTGATTGAGAAGACTAAGGTTGCGACCACTCAGCGTATTTACCAGGTTCAGCAGGCTCTGCTGGCCGGTGCTACCGTGGAGCAGCTGCACGAGGCTACCAAGATTGACCCGTGGTTCCTGGATCAGCTGGTGCTGCTGAATGAGGTTGCCGGCGTGGTTCACGCTAAGCGTGACCACCTGGATCCGGAGACCCTGAAGCTGGCTAAGCGTCACGGTTTCTCGGACGCTCAGATTGCTGAGATTATCGGCTCTTCTGAGGATGTTGTGCGCGGTGTTCGCCACGCTCTGGGTATCCGCCCGGTCTTCAAGACTGTTGACACCTGTGCCGCCGAGTTTGAGGCGTTCACTCCGTACCACTACTCCTCCTACGACCTGGAGGATGAGGTTGCGCACCACGAGAAGCCCTCGATTATGATTCTGGGTTCGGGCCCGAACCGTATCGGTCAGGGTATCGAGTTCGACTACTCCTGCGTGCACGCTTCGCTGGTGCTGCGTTCGCTCGGTTACGAGACTGTCATGGTCAACTGCAACCCTGAGACTGTTTCGACTGACTACGATATTTCGACTCGCCTGTACTTCGAGCCGCTCACCCTTGAGGATGTGCTTGAGATTGTTGAGTCGGAGCGTCGTACCGGCGGTCTGATGGGCGTGTTCGTTCAGCTGGGCGGTCAGACTCCGCTGAAGCTGGCTCGTGCCCTGAAGGATGCGGGCGTGCCGATTCTGGGCACCACCCCCGAGGCTATTGACCTGGCTGAGGACCGCGGCGAGTTCTCTCGCGTGCTGGAGGAGGGCGGCCTGATTTCGCCCAAGAACGGTACCGCGTTCACTTTCGAGGGTGCTAAGCGCATCGCCGATGAGATTGGTTACCCGGTTCTGGTTCGTCCTTCGTACGTGCTGGGTGGCCGTGGCATGGAGATCGTCTACGATGAGGCGAACCTGGCACGCTACCTGGAGAACGCTACCGAGGTTTCGCCTTCGCAGCCTGCTCTGATTGATAAGTTCCTTGAGGACGCTATCGAGATTGACGTTGACGCCCTGTTCGACGGCGAGGAGCTGTACTTGGGCGGCGTCATGGAGCACATTGAGGAAGCCGGTATTCACTCGGGTGACTCCTCTTGTACTCTGCCTCCGATTACTCTCGGCCCGGACATCATCGCGAAGGTGAAGGACGCTACCGAGAAGATTGCTCGCGGTACCGGTGTGCGCGGCCTGATTAACATTCAGTTCGCGTACGTGTCTGAGAACCTGTACGTGATTGAGGCGAACCCGCGTGCCTCTCGTACTGTTCCGTTCGTGTCGAAGGCTACCGGCGTGCAGATGGCTAAGGCTGCTGTGCTGATTGGTCTGGGCAAGAGCATTGCGGAGCTGAAGGCTGAGGGCTACCTGCCGTCGAACATGGATGGCGCGTCCCTGCCTGAGGAGACCGCGATTGCTGTGAAGGCTGCGGTTCTGCCGTTCGCTCGTTTCCGCACTCCCGAGGGTGTGGTGGTCGATTCGCTGCTGAGCCCGGAGATGCGTTCGACCGGTGAGGTCATGGGTCTGGATAAGCACTATGACACCGCGTTCGCGAAGGCTCAGGCTGGTGCTGGTTCGCCGCTGCCGACCTCCGGTAAGGTGTTCATTTCGGTGGCTAACCACGATAAGCGTAACGTCATTATTTACGCGAAGATGCTGGAGTCGCTGGGCTTCGAGATTGTTTCGACCGGTGGTACCGCTGAGATTCTGCGCCGTAACGGCCTGAACTCGGTGATTGTGGCTTCGAAGTTCGCTGAGGCGAATGGCGACCACTCGATTGTGGACATGGTCCGCAACGGTGACATTGACCTGATTCTGAACACCCCTGCCGGTGGCGCTGCTCGTAGCGATGGTTACGAGATTCGTGCCGCTGCGGTTTCGGTGGGCTGCCCGGTCATGACCACTATTTCTGAGTTCGCTGCGGCTGTTCAGGCGATTAATGCTCTGCGTGAGCACAGCTGGGACATCATGAGCCTGCAGGAGCACGGCGTTCAGCTGGCTGCCGCTGTGGATGCTCGTTCTGAGGGTGGCGAGGCGTAA
- a CDS encoding dihydroorotase, which translates to MSKYLIKGASLYGEKVADILIEDGVISRIAENIDAADAQVVEAAGQVALPGLVDIHTHLRQPGYEASETVETGTRAAALGGYTAVFAMANSMPVADTAAVVEQVDRLGKESAWCRVQPIGAVTVGLKGERLSDIGGMANSTANVRVFSDDGMCVYDPAVMRRALEYVKTFDGVIAQHAQEPRLTEGAQMNEGKVSADLGLTGWPAVAEEAIIARDVLLAEHLDSKLHICHLSTKGSIEVVRWAKSRGVKVTAEATPHHLLLTDETARTYDPVFKVNPPLRTEEDVMALRQAVADGIIDVIGTDHAPHPAETKECEWACAANGMTGLEQALSIIQMTLVDTGMITWRDVARILSEEPAKIGRLDHEQGRPLAEGEPANIVLVDPKATRVIKPEEQATKGKNNPYRGMEVPGSIRATFYAGHPTVLNGELATPRR; encoded by the coding sequence ATGAGCAAGTACCTGATTAAGGGCGCAAGCCTCTACGGCGAAAAGGTCGCCGACATCCTCATCGAGGACGGCGTGATTAGCCGCATCGCAGAGAACATTGACGCCGCAGATGCACAGGTCGTCGAGGCGGCAGGCCAGGTGGCGCTACCCGGCCTGGTCGACATCCACACCCACCTGCGTCAGCCCGGCTACGAGGCATCCGAAACCGTCGAGACCGGCACCCGCGCAGCAGCCCTGGGCGGCTACACCGCAGTGTTCGCCATGGCAAACTCCATGCCCGTGGCAGACACCGCCGCAGTCGTTGAGCAGGTTGACCGCCTCGGCAAGGAATCCGCATGGTGCCGCGTGCAGCCCATCGGCGCAGTGACCGTGGGTCTGAAGGGTGAGCGCCTCTCCGACATTGGCGGCATGGCGAACTCCACCGCGAACGTGCGCGTGTTCTCTGACGACGGCATGTGCGTGTACGACCCCGCCGTGATGCGTCGCGCCCTCGAATACGTCAAGACCTTCGACGGCGTTATTGCGCAGCACGCGCAGGAGCCGCGCCTGACCGAAGGCGCCCAGATGAACGAAGGTAAGGTGTCCGCTGATCTGGGTCTGACCGGTTGGCCCGCCGTCGCTGAAGAGGCAATCATTGCCCGCGACGTGCTGCTGGCTGAGCACCTGGACTCCAAGCTGCACATCTGCCACCTGTCCACCAAGGGCTCCATTGAGGTTGTGCGCTGGGCTAAGTCCCGCGGCGTGAAGGTGACCGCGGAGGCAACCCCGCACCACCTGCTGCTCACCGACGAGACCGCACGCACCTACGACCCGGTGTTCAAGGTGAACCCGCCGCTGCGCACCGAAGAGGACGTCATGGCGCTGCGTCAGGCAGTTGCTGACGGCATCATCGACGTGATTGGTACCGACCACGCACCGCACCCGGCAGAGACCAAGGAATGCGAATGGGCATGCGCTGCCAACGGTATGACCGGCCTGGAGCAGGCACTGTCCATCATCCAGATGACCCTGGTTGACACCGGCATGATTACCTGGCGCGATGTGGCACGTATCCTCTCCGAGGAGCCCGCGAAGATTGGTCGCCTAGACCACGAGCAGGGCCGCCCGCTTGCCGAAGGCGAACCGGCAAACATTGTGCTGGTCGATCCGAAGGCAACCCGCGTCATCAAGCCGGAGGAGCAGGCAACCAAGGGTAAGAACAACCCCTACCGCGGCATGGAGGTGCCCGGCTCGATCCGTGCAACCTTCTACGCTGGCCACCCGACCGTGCTGAACGGCGAGCTGGCAACCCCGCGCCGCTAA
- the pyrF gene encoding orotidine-5'-phosphate decarboxylase translates to MSAAFGDRLAKAMAERGPLCVGIDPHPNLLEQWGLEDSAAGLAAFTEAVYEGCAPFAAALKPQVALFERHGSAGLAVLEALFARAAADGVLIVADAKRGDIGSTMKAYADAWLGSSSPLGTDSVTLSPYLGFESLRPALDLADENDRGTFVLALTSNPEGKSVQHVGASESEGAVAKRIIAAAVAENASRQWEQMGPCGLVVGATVGQALVDLGIDLGSFNGPILSPGYGAQGASAADLYRVFAGVESQVLVNSSRGVLAAGPSVEGLAQAAQAARDDLLAARGA, encoded by the coding sequence ATGTCCGCCGCTTTTGGTGATCGCCTGGCGAAGGCGATGGCGGAGCGCGGCCCGCTGTGTGTGGGTATTGACCCGCATCCGAACCTGCTGGAGCAGTGGGGTCTTGAGGATTCCGCTGCCGGCCTGGCTGCTTTTACTGAGGCGGTCTATGAGGGTTGCGCCCCGTTTGCGGCGGCATTGAAGCCTCAGGTGGCGCTGTTTGAGCGTCACGGTTCGGCTGGTCTTGCTGTGCTGGAGGCGCTGTTCGCCCGCGCTGCCGCTGATGGTGTGCTGATTGTTGCTGACGCTAAGCGCGGCGATATCGGTTCGACCATGAAGGCGTACGCGGATGCGTGGCTCGGCTCGTCTTCGCCGCTGGGTACCGATTCGGTGACTTTGAGCCCGTATCTGGGTTTTGAGTCGCTGCGTCCGGCGCTGGATTTGGCGGATGAGAATGACCGCGGCACGTTCGTGCTGGCGCTGACCTCGAACCCTGAGGGTAAGAGCGTTCAGCACGTGGGCGCATCGGAGTCCGAGGGCGCGGTGGCCAAGCGCATTATTGCCGCGGCGGTAGCCGAGAACGCCTCCCGCCAGTGGGAGCAGATGGGCCCGTGCGGCCTGGTGGTCGGTGCGACCGTCGGCCAGGCGCTGGTTGACCTGGGTATTGACCTGGGTTCCTTCAACGGCCCGATTCTGTCGCCGGGTTACGGTGCGCAGGGCGCTTCGGCGGCTGATCTATACCGCGTGTTTGCTGGCGTTGAGTCGCAGGTGCTGGTGAATTCTAGCCGTGGCGTGCTGGCCGCTGGTCCCTCGGTTGAGGGCCTGGCGCAGGCTGCGCAGGCGGCTCGTGATGACCTGTTGGCGGCTCGCGGCGCATAG
- the mihF gene encoding integration host factor, actinobacterial type, whose amino-acid sequence MPLTPLTEDARASAREKAVLARAHRQEIKRALSDRELSVRQVLDMVDSDPALAKMPVGQMLRALPGIGAVRAERIIEELHIAPTRRLGGLGVHQRRKMVEYFNRNSRYLNRARRRTNTLPPESSQP is encoded by the coding sequence ATGCCGCTGACTCCGCTAACTGAGGATGCGCGCGCCTCCGCCCGCGAGAAGGCAGTACTTGCCCGAGCACACCGCCAGGAAATTAAGCGTGCACTGAGTGACCGTGAACTTTCCGTGCGTCAGGTGCTCGACATGGTCGATTCCGACCCTGCACTGGCTAAAATGCCGGTGGGGCAGATGTTGCGCGCACTTCCGGGCATTGGTGCCGTTCGAGCTGAACGCATCATTGAAGAACTTCATATTGCACCGACTCGCCGCCTTGGCGGCCTTGGTGTACACCAGCGTCGCAAGATGGTGGAGTACTTCAACCGTAATTCGCGGTATTTGAACCGTGCACGTCGCAGGACTAATACTCTGCCTCCTGAATCTTCTCAGCCCTAA
- the nusB gene encoding transcription antitermination factor NusB, translating into MNSRTKARLRALEVLFEADQRNEDYIEVLRRRRLYTVAQISAYSEEIIRGVRDHDEEIREFVRLTPRDWSFERMPAVDRAVLRIGTWELLYNDEVPDAVAISEAVGLARVLSTNESPKFVNGLLDKLRQVKPTLLA; encoded by the coding sequence ATGAATTCGCGTACGAAAGCCCGATTGCGCGCCCTCGAAGTGCTCTTCGAGGCGGATCAGCGCAACGAAGATTATATTGAGGTACTCCGCCGCCGCCGACTGTACACGGTAGCGCAGATTTCTGCATACTCTGAGGAAATCATTCGTGGCGTCCGCGACCACGACGAAGAAATCCGCGAGTTTGTGAGACTTACGCCCCGTGACTGGTCCTTCGAGCGTATGCCCGCCGTGGACCGTGCCGTGCTGCGTATTGGCACTTGGGAGCTTCTGTACAATGACGAAGTTCCGGATGCTGTCGCAATTTCTGAGGCTGTCGGTCTGGCGCGTGTGCTGTCCACGAATGAATCTCCGAAGTTCGTGAACGGTCTGCTGGATAAGCTCCGTCAGGTGAAGCCGACCCTGCTCGCGTAA
- the carA gene encoding glutamine-hydrolyzing carbamoyl-phosphate synthase small subunit, with protein MTDMTRSGALRTDRAMLVLEDGTVYRGYGYGATGASLGEAVFSTGMTGYQETLTDPSYAGQIVVQTAPHIGNTGVNTTDAESRKIWVAGYVVRDAARVASNWRSERTLDEELIEQGIVGIQGIDTRALTRRLRSSGSMRAGVFSGEHAERPEAELLEEVRASEPMAGRKLADSVSVDTAYTVEPHQFNWFAPPVATIVALDLGIKSMTPQRFAERGVRVHVLPASATLEDIYSHNPDGVFFSNGPGDPATADEQVELLQGVLRKGTPFFGICFGNQLLGRALGFGTYKLPFGHRGINQPVMDKTTGKVEITAQNHGFAVDAPIGDYVTAPNAEFGQVMVSHVGLNDNVVEGLTCKDIPAFSVQYHPEAAAGPHDSAYLFDRFIDLMVATKTAKEA; from the coding sequence ATGACTGACATGACACGATCCGGCGCCCTGCGTACGGACCGCGCGATGCTCGTCCTGGAGGACGGCACCGTCTACCGCGGCTATGGCTACGGCGCAACCGGCGCGTCCCTGGGCGAGGCGGTTTTCTCGACCGGTATGACCGGCTACCAGGAAACCCTGACCGACCCCTCCTACGCGGGTCAGATTGTGGTTCAGACCGCTCCCCATATTGGCAACACCGGCGTGAACACCACCGACGCTGAGTCCCGCAAGATTTGGGTTGCAGGCTACGTGGTTCGCGACGCAGCACGCGTGGCATCCAACTGGCGTTCTGAGCGCACCCTCGACGAAGAGCTCATCGAACAGGGCATCGTCGGTATTCAGGGCATTGACACTCGCGCCCTGACCCGCCGCCTGCGTTCGAGCGGTTCGATGCGTGCGGGCGTGTTCTCCGGTGAGCACGCAGAACGCCCCGAAGCTGAACTGCTGGAGGAGGTGCGCGCCTCCGAGCCGATGGCTGGCCGTAAGCTCGCTGACTCCGTTTCGGTTGACACCGCCTACACCGTTGAGCCGCACCAGTTCAACTGGTTCGCACCCCCGGTCGCAACCATTGTTGCCCTGGACCTGGGCATTAAGTCGATGACCCCGCAGCGTTTCGCTGAGCGTGGCGTGCGCGTGCACGTGCTGCCCGCAAGCGCAACCCTCGAGGACATCTACTCCCACAACCCTGACGGCGTGTTCTTCTCCAACGGCCCCGGTGACCCGGCAACCGCTGACGAGCAGGTTGAGCTGCTACAGGGCGTGCTGCGTAAGGGCACCCCGTTCTTCGGCATCTGCTTCGGTAACCAGCTGCTCGGCCGCGCCCTGGGCTTCGGCACCTACAAGCTGCCTTTCGGCCACCGCGGCATCAACCAGCCGGTCATGGACAAGACCACCGGCAAGGTTGAAATCACCGCGCAGAACCACGGCTTCGCTGTGGACGCGCCGATTGGCGACTACGTGACCGCACCGAACGCCGAGTTCGGTCAGGTCATGGTCTCCCACGTGGGTCTGAACGACAACGTGGTTGAGGGCCTGACCTGTAAGGACATCCCCGCGTTCTCCGTGCAGTACCACCCCGAGGCTGCTGCGGGCCCGCACGATTCCGCCTACCTCTTTGACCGTTTCATCGACCTGATGGTCGCAACCAAGACTGCAAAGGAAGCATAA
- a CDS encoding methyl coenzyme M reductase subunit gamma produces MMFNRSSIAALSAAMMLTLSACSGGSQVNAESSASTSASAESASAEASATPTPSPTPTGSEVVEIRAAVDTTVDSEEARKAAGEAAKQVLEQDVRLRNAWMQGNLEHTSEKDLAKYMEPKGVKSTLDGFADLRETLQEGPFSGQIEIRDVEVVEVSASTDQTGRAPLTPLFVCSIAKTGEAFAGQPANLLFLMILSQQRKCARTL; encoded by the coding sequence ATGATGTTTAACCGTAGTTCTATTGCCGCGCTCTCGGCGGCAATGATGCTCACCCTGTCCGCATGTTCTGGCGGCTCGCAGGTCAACGCAGAATCGAGCGCATCCACTTCCGCGAGCGCTGAATCGGCAAGCGCCGAAGCTTCCGCAACCCCCACTCCTTCACCTACCCCGACCGGTTCTGAGGTTGTCGAAATCCGTGCCGCCGTTGACACCACCGTTGACTCAGAAGAAGCACGAAAAGCTGCAGGAGAAGCTGCTAAGCAAGTGCTGGAACAGGACGTGCGCCTTCGGAATGCCTGGATGCAGGGGAACCTGGAACATACCAGTGAAAAGGATCTCGCTAAGTATATGGAACCGAAGGGCGTTAAAAGCACCCTGGATGGTTTTGCGGACTTACGTGAAACACTTCAGGAAGGGCCGTTCAGTGGGCAGATTGAAATCCGCGATGTAGAAGTAGTCGAAGTATCTGCCTCAACGGACCAAACGGGCAGAGCACCCCTAACGCCGTTGTTCGTGTGCAGTATTGCGAAGACTGGGGAAGCCTTCGCTGGCCAACCGGCGAACCTATTGTTCTTGATGATTCTCTCGCAACAGAGGAAATGCGCGAGAACATTATGA
- a CDS encoding aspartate carbamoyltransferase catalytic subunit encodes MKHLLDTRELTREEAIEILDVADYMAQVKAENRTLNVLNGKTVVNLFFEDSTRTRLSFEAAEKRLGAAVTNFSASGSSLSKGESLKDTAQTLKAIAADAFVIRHSASGAPQRLAEAGWTDIPVLNAGDGTHAHPTQALLDAVSLRQYKAERDGLDSPRGTDLSGMRVLIVGDILHSRVARSNLWLLTTLGAQVVFVAPPTLLPLNTASWVEEAGVEIFHDFDEAIATNPDAVMLLRIQKERMNAAYFPSAEEYTELWGLTAERFATLQAQPQPVAILHPGPMNRGLEICTEAADATNSWVLRQVSNGVALRMAVLYLLLTDGSSAKLYAGDES; translated from the coding sequence ATGAAGCATCTGCTCGACACCCGCGAACTAACCCGCGAAGAAGCCATCGAAATCCTTGACGTCGCCGACTACATGGCGCAGGTCAAAGCCGAAAACCGCACCCTCAACGTGCTCAACGGCAAGACCGTCGTCAACCTCTTCTTCGAGGACTCCACCCGAACCCGCCTCTCCTTCGAAGCCGCAGAGAAGCGCCTGGGCGCCGCCGTCACCAACTTCTCCGCTTCTGGCTCCTCCCTGTCTAAGGGCGAGTCGCTCAAGGACACCGCGCAGACCCTCAAGGCGATTGCCGCGGATGCGTTCGTGATTCGCCACTCGGCATCCGGCGCACCGCAGCGCCTCGCCGAGGCAGGCTGGACCGACATCCCCGTACTCAACGCGGGTGACGGCACCCACGCGCACCCCACCCAGGCACTGCTCGACGCCGTGTCCCTGCGCCAGTACAAGGCAGAACGCGACGGCCTCGACAGCCCCCGCGGCACCGACCTGTCCGGCATGCGCGTGCTCATCGTCGGCGACATCCTGCACTCGCGCGTGGCACGCTCCAACCTCTGGCTGCTGACCACCCTCGGTGCGCAGGTCGTCTTCGTCGCGCCGCCGACCCTGCTGCCGCTGAACACCGCCTCCTGGGTTGAAGAAGCAGGCGTAGAAATCTTCCACGACTTCGACGAAGCCATCGCCACCAACCCGGACGCCGTCATGCTGCTGCGCATCCAGAAGGAACGCATGAACGCCGCGTACTTCCCCTCCGCAGAGGAGTACACCGAGCTGTGGGGCCTGACCGCCGAACGCTTCGCAACCCTGCAGGCGCAGCCGCAGCCGGTCGCAATCCTGCACCCGGGCCCCATGAACCGCGGCCTGGAAATCTGCACCGAAGCCGCCGACGCCACCAACTCCTGGGTCTTGCGCCAGGTCAGCAACGGCGTGGCGCTGCGCATGGCGGTGCTCTACCTGCTTCTGACCGACGGCTCCAGCGCCAAGCTCTACGCCGGCGACGAATCCTAA
- a CDS encoding PH-like domain-containing protein — protein MGKFLTAVICIALVALCIYGMWHGWRSRLARQANMFGSLKEVPERYEGMTADAAFEGEYVSTTIFGNWLDRVGFDSLGFKSKSTLLIYPDSIIFTRNGAKDLWIPAKKLAVITTDRGMAGKVVEKNGLVVIGWTLDGHRVQTGFRTRYAEDKQAVLQELRRIAPNAVDAPEKWAAEPEA, from the coding sequence GTGGGAAAGTTCCTGACCGCCGTCATCTGCATCGCCCTGGTCGCCCTGTGCATCTACGGCATGTGGCACGGATGGCGCTCGCGCCTGGCACGCCAGGCGAACATGTTCGGCTCCCTCAAGGAAGTTCCCGAACGCTACGAGGGCATGACCGCTGACGCCGCTTTCGAGGGCGAGTACGTCAGCACCACGATTTTCGGTAACTGGCTGGACCGCGTGGGTTTCGATTCGCTCGGCTTCAAGAGCAAGTCCACCCTGCTGATTTACCCGGACAGCATCATCTTCACCCGTAACGGCGCGAAGGACCTGTGGATTCCGGCGAAGAAGCTCGCAGTCATCACCACCGACCGCGGTATGGCGGGTAAGGTTGTGGAGAAGAACGGCCTGGTCGTGATTGGTTGGACCCTCGACGGTCACCGCGTGCAGACCGGCTTCCGCACCCGCTACGCCGAGGACAAGCAGGCGGTACTGCAGGAGCTGCGCCGCATCGCCCCGAACGCGGTGGATGCGCCCGAGAAGTGGGCGGCAGAACCGGAAGCCTAA